A window of the Henckelia pumila isolate YLH828 chromosome 3, ASM3356847v2, whole genome shotgun sequence genome harbors these coding sequences:
- the LOC140888748 gene encoding uncharacterized protein has protein sequence MWRVLFNALPVKVNLERRGIVEYASCPHCLFASEDIPHAFWFCSKAKKVWKLTALWPLLAGFPGGSFADLFCWVVDFGVGDDFQSFVLVRWSIWIARNTFVFEGKISSSKDIVDRAGRSWMNFLLASSSHIGFRDRVLMTPVWAPPLVGSIKVNVDASVVESVDYFAIGIVGRDHEGNVLFAIAKYLSENFSPHFVELLAVKKGVRMAIQFQESHWIVESDALTVIKSIQSSNPFAQDDLVAQEIRTACSNSVDASIIHCSKKINQVAHLLASRCLQLKCNILFKDTIPIFLKKTVIFDRPL, from the coding sequence atGTGGAGGGTTTTGTTCAATGCTTTGCCTGTGAAAGTCAATTTGGAACGTCGAGGTATTGTTGAATACGCTTCATGCCCGCACTGTTTGTTTGCCTCGGAAGATATTCCTCATGCGTTTTGGTTTTGTTCAAAAGCCAAGAAAGTATGGAAACTCACAGCATTATGGCCTCTTTTAGCTGGCTTTCCAGGGGGCTCATTTGCTGATTTATTTTGTTGGGTTGTAGACTTTGGGGTTGGGGATGATTTTCAATCTTTTGTTTTGGTACGCTGGAGTATTTGGATTGCTAGAAATACTTTTGTGTTTGAAGGAAAGATTTCATCGTCGAAAGATATTGTTGATCGTGCCGGTAGATCTTGGATGAATTTCTTATTAGCTTCATCTTCACATATCGGCTTTCGAGATCGGGTTCTTATGACTCCTGTTTGGGCTCCTCCTCTAGTTGGTTCTATTAAAGTGAATGTTGATGCATCAGTTGTTGAATCTGTGGATTATTTTGCGATTGGCATTGTGGGACGTGATCACGAGGGTAATGTTTTATTTGCGATTGCTAAATATCTTTCCGAAAATTTCTCTCCTCATTTTGTTGAATTGTTAGCTGTTAAGAAAGGTGTGCGTATGGCTATCCAGTTCCAAGAATCTCATTGGATTGTTGAATCTGATGCGTTGACAGTGATAAAATCCATTCAATCTTCTAATCCTTTTGCTCAGGATGATCTGGTTGCGCAAGAAATACGAACAGCTTGTTCAAACTCTGTTGATGCTTCGATTATTCATTGTTCGAAAAAGATTAATCAAGTTGCCCATCTATTAGCTTCTAGATGTTTACAGCTTAAATGTAATATCTTGTTTAAGGATACTATTCctatctttttgaaaaaaactgtAATATTTGATCGACCTTTGTGA
- the LOC140892240 gene encoding chaperonin-like RbcX protein 2, chloroplastic codes for MVGAVSFVGSSVVDSHSSTSRLFFDAMSSCILSGGDLILQRNLIGKKHVPRLSSLDLSSSFLDCSSIKALSGAKNLKKQRKNKSILIANELAGQYEDTFEDVKAQILTYFTYKAVRTVLNQLYEMNPTQYRWFYDFVASNDSGYGKSFIRNLGKEKHDLAERVMVTRLHLYGKWVKQCDHAEMYERISDQNLELLRERLVETVIWPTDDTSSEVVG; via the exons ATGGTGGGAGCTGTCTCTTTTGTGGGTTCATCGGTGGTTGATTCCCATTCCAGTACTAGTCGTTTGTTTTTCGATGCTATGTCTTCATGTATTTTGagtggtggagatttgattttgcAAAGGAATTTGATTGGTAAAAAGCATGTGCCGCGTTTGTCTTCATTGGACTTGAGTAGCTCATTTCTTGATTGTTCTTCCATTAAAGCTCTTTCGGGTGCCAAGAATTTGAAGAAACAGAGGAAAAATAAGAGTATTTTGATAGCCAATGAGTTGGCTGGACAATATGAAGACACCTTTGAAGATGTGAAGGCT CAAATTCTTACATATTTCACATACAAAGCGGTGAGGACAGTGTTGAATCAGCTGTATGAGATGAATCCGACACAATATCGGTGGTTCTACGA TTTTGTCGCATCAAACGACAGTGGTTATGGGAAGAGCTTTATTCGCAACCTTGGAAAG GAGAAACATGATCTTGCTGAAAGAGTCATGGTTACTCGGCTTCATCTCTACGGAAAATGGGTGAAG CAATGCGATCATGCGGAAATGTATGAGAGGATTTCCGATCAGAATCTGGAGTTGCTGCGTGAAAGGCTCGTTGAGACTGTGATATGGCCCACCGATGACACGAGCTCGGAGGTGGTTGGGTGA
- the LOC140887776 gene encoding uncharacterized protein — translation MPTSAPSNHSSRPEDLIGRLNSPITPYEAKLKALRDLKNQIIGNRTKKLAFLKLGAVPSVAAILSDAAAAEGSVGDARELHESVLIQSAAAIGSFACGLDAGVKAVLDVGTFPLLLSLISHVNDKVVDAGARSLKLIYQSKLAPKYDFIQEKNMEFLLSLLNSENENVTGLGASIIAHSCQTTVEQQALSETGVIKKLVSLLGGSLIQRDSSLESLAAAIRGNQEVASKFVGTDNGKALNVVIELTKDKYPRTRLLACMCLISIRNTVSPYFQELGIKNNLVKILLDLLDDPGQVGDESPFVLSSLITEKEDMQKIAFDANAVEKMHEHLKKGSFQGRRLQGLLLALADLCTKLECCRDRVLHLKVLDFAIDALAHDSAEVRAASCVFLKNVSRSVKNLSAGHFMNETVALPLVQLLCDSCTSVQIAALRAISNVVVDFKAHKSLFTQSGGVKRLVLLSKSMESTIRVNAVCALKNLTFLANNRCKEEILLELTTSTLASLISDPEAAVQEQALALIRNLISGALNSIEYVFGEDGLLLHAIGRQLQSSYAFEVLIQGMYTLSNVASGNEFHKEAVMNQLFPSAGNDTESILTKFLQSTDYRLRTAAVWTIINLTFPSSPGACGRFTELQNAGIISSLKNMANDPCLDVKLRVRMVLGHLLMFGDAST, via the exons ATGCCCACCTCTGCGCCGTCGAATCATTCCAGCCGTCCTGAGGACTTGATCGGAAGGCTTAATTCGCCCATCACTCCGTACGAAGCTAAGCTGAAAGCTTTGAGGGACTTGAAGAACCAAATAATTGGCAATCGTACAAAGAAGCTCGCTTTCTTGAAGCTAGGCGCCGTTCCTTCCGTCGCCGCTATTCTCTCCGATGCGGCGGCGGCAGAAGGAAGCGTTGGGGATGCTCGGGAGCTTCATGAGTCCGTATTGATTCAGTCGGCCGCTGCAATTGGGAGCTTTGCATGTGGATTGGATGCTGGAGTCAAGGCTGTTTTGGATGTGGGGACTTTTCCCCTTTTATTGAGCCTCATTTCTCATGTCAATGACAAA GTTGTTGATGCTGGTGCTCGTTCTCTTAAATTGATTTATCAGTCAAAATTGGCTCCGAAGTATGATTTTATACAAGAGAAAAACATGGAATTCCTCCTTTCATTGCTTAACAGCGAGAATGAGAATGTTACTGGTCTTGGTGCAAGTATTATTGCTCACTCATGCCAAACAACTGTTGAACAGCAGGCATTGAGCGAAACTGGAGTTATTAAGAAGCTTGTCAGTCTTCTCGGAGGTTCTCTAATTCAGAGAGATTCCAGTTTAGAATCTCTTGCTGCTGCCATTAGGGGTAATCAAGAAGTTGCTTCCAAGTTTGTGGGAACTGATAATGGAAAAGCACTGAATGTTGTGATTGAACTAACAAAGGATAAATATCCTCGAACAAGATTGTTAGCATGTATGTGTTTGATCAGCATAAGAAACACTGTTTCACCATATTTCCAAGAGTTaggaataaaaaataatttggtAAAAATATTACTTGACCTCCTTGATGATCCGGGTCAAGTTGGAGATGAATCTCCCTTTGTTTTGTCTAGTTTGATAACTGAAAAGGAGGATATGCAAAAAATAGCATTTGATGCCAATGCTGTTGAAAAAATGCATGAACACTTGAAGAAAGGTTCATTTCAAGGCAGACGATTGCAAGGACTACTTTTGGCACTGGCTGATCTATGCACAAAGTTGGAATGCTGCAGGGACAGGGTACTACATTTGAAG GTGTTAGATTTTGCAATAGATGCACTAGCTCATGACAGTGCTGAAGTGCGAGCTGCATCTTGCGTTTTCCTGAAGAATGTATCTCGTTCTGTGAAG AATTTGAGTGCAGGTCATTTTATGAATGAAACTGTCGCCCTTCCCTTGGTTCAGCTTTTGTGTGACTCCTGTACGTCAGTCCAG ATTGCTGCTCTGCGGGCGATCAGCAATGTGGTTGTTGATTTTAAGGCACACAAATCACTATTCACACAAAGTGGAGGTGTGAAACGGCTAGTTTTGCTTTCAAAGTCAATGGAATCTACCATTAGGGTCAATGCTGTGTGCGCCCTAAAGAATTTGACATTCCTTGCAAACAACAGATGTaaagaagaaattcttttggAATTGACGACGTCCACACTAGCAAGCCTCATCAGTG ACCCGGAGGCTGCAGTCCAGGAGCAAGCTTTGGCTTTGATTCGCAATCTCATCAGCGGCGCTCTAAACTCCATTGAGTATGTGTTTGGGGAAGATGGTCTTCTCCTGCATGCTATTGGAAGGCAATTGCAAAGCTCTTACGCATTTGAAGTTCTTATTCAA GGCATGTACACTCTCAGCAATGTTGCTTCTGGCAATGAGTTCCATAAAGAAGCTGTAATGAACCAGCTTTTTCCATCGGCGGGCAATGACACGGAATCAATTTTGACCAAGTTTTTGCAGAGTACTGACTACCGATTAAGAACAGCTGCTGTTTGGACTATTATTAATCTAACGTTTCCGAGCAGTCCAGGTGCATGTGGGCGGTTTACTGAACTGCAAAATGCCGGCATAATTTCGAGTCTAAAGAATATGGCTAATGACCCTTGCCTGGATGTGAAG CTTCGAGTGCGAATGGTTCTTGGACACTTATTGATGTTTGGCGATGCGTCAACATGA
- the LOC140893464 gene encoding uncharacterized protein, translating to MTQGNFSVSEYFLKIKTLCSEISELDTEEPVSDAHLRRYLIRGLRKEFMPFISSIQGWTNQPTIIELENLLSNQEALIKQMSGSSKQSFSRQEDVLYTKDKAKGKFFSKQASGDSKQSKPEWQSKNDSNGCYRCGKPGHIKRNCHVKVVCDRCGKPGHIEQNCRVNIAGANFAQESSESEQHKWEQCLSIEVVDQPVIVNSVIQQTSKGTYDNVSVDYNEDWIVDSGCSHHATGNVSLLSDVRPHHGKRAIVTADNSLHPVVKEGNFSIQKDIPNFGGVFLKYVYHVSGLKKNLASVSQITDAGRYVLFG from the exons ATGACTCAAGGTAATTTTTCAGTTTCAGaatattttctgaaaataaaGACTTTGTGTTCTGAAATTTCAGAATTGGATACGGAGGAGCCTGTGAGTGATGCTCATTTGCGTCGTTATCTTATTCGTGGATTGAGAAAGGAGTTTATGCCTTTCATCTCTTCAATACAAGGGTGGACAAATCAACCAACTATCATTGAATTGGAGAATTTGCTCTCAAATCAGGAAGCTCTGATAAAGCAGATGTCTGGCAGTAGCAAACAATCATTCTCTCGACAAGAGGATGTTCTCTACAcaaaagataaagcaaaaggtaaatttttttcaaaacaagCTTCAGGTGACAGCAAGCAATCCAAACCTGAATGGCAGTCTAAAAACGATTCAAATGGTTGCTATCGATGTGGAAAGCCGGGACACATAAAGCGCAACTGTCATGTGAAG GTGGTGTGTGACCGGTGTGGAAAACCAGGCCATATTGAGCAAAATTGTCGTGTTAATATCGCAGGAGCAAATTTTGCACAAGAATCTAGTGAGTCTGAGCAACACAAGTGGGAGCAATGTCTATCTATTGAAGTTGTTGATCAACCCGTTATTGTGAATTCGGTTATTCAACAAACGAGCAAGGGAACGTATGATAATGTTTCCGTAGATTATAATGAGGACTGGATTGTTGATTCTGGTTGTTCTCACCATGCAACAGGAAATGTTTCTCTACTTTCAGATGTTCGCCCACATCATGGAAAAAGAGCTATTGTCACTGCTGATAATTCATTACATCCAGTAGTGAAAGAAGGAAATTTCAGCATCCAAAAAGATATTCCAAATTTTGGTGGTGTTTTTCTCAAATATGTTTATCATGTTTCCGGTTTAAAGAAGAATCTTGCTTCAGTTTCTCAAATTACTGATGCTGGAAGGTATGTTCTTTTTGGTTGA